In the genome of Natronorubrum daqingense, the window CGAGGAGCGCTATCGCTCCTCTCTCGAGGACTCGAGCAAAGCACGTGAGGCGCGCAGCGACCTCGAGACGCGTCTCGAGAGCGGCGAATCGATCGCGCTCGTCTGTTTCGAAAACACCGATTCGAAACGCTGTCACCGGACGATTCTGCACGACGTACTCGAGGGCGACGAGTAACCGTGCTGGTTGGCAGGATCGGCCCCTGATACCGACGCTTCGCAGGTGACGCGAGTCCGTATCCGGAACCCGTTCGATCCCGCCACAGTCCGGTTAAACTAACCGAACGCCCCCGACGAACGACACAAACAGTTACAGCAGCCAGGTCACTATGTGAGAGAGATGCACGCGTTCGACCCATCGGAACGAACACAGGACGAAGTCGCACGATTCGTAAAAACCGTCGTCACGCCGCGTCCGATCGCCTGGATCAGCACGCAAAGCGCGGACGGCGCCGAGAATCTGGCACCGTTTAGCTCCTACAACTACGTCTCGTTACAGGAACCGACCGTCTTGTTCAACTCGCCGAACGGCGAACCGGACGAACTGAAAGATACGGCCAGAAACGCCCTCGAGACCGAGGAGTTCGTCGTCAACGTCGTCACGGAAGCCGATATCGAACGGATGGACCACACGTCGGCGGCGATTCCCGAAGACGAGAGTGAGTTCAACCTCGCCGAGGTCGACCGCGGCGAGTGTGAAACCGTCGCTGCGCCGCGGGTAGCCGACGCGGCCGTCTCGATGGAGTGTACCCTCTACGATTCGATCGAGATTCACGACAAACTGATGATTCTCGGCGACGTTCAGTACGTCCACGTCGACGAAGGACTGCTCACCGACGGCAAACTCGACATGCGCGACCTCGATACCGTCGGTCGTCTCGGCGGTCCGTACTACACCGTTTCCGACACGCTCCCGTTCGAACGGCAGTTCTAACTCGAATACCTCGAACGACGCGAATGACGCGGACGCCGCGATCGACGACCGACCTCACTCGAGCGTCTTCACTCGAGCATCTCCTCGGTGATCGTATCGGGTAACAACTCGCCCAGCGTGTACTCCGCTGGTGGTTCGTCGTCGCCGCGATCACAGAGCACGACGAGGTCGTCGTCACAGAACTCGGCGAGCGTCTGGCGGCACATCCCACAGGGCGTCACGCCATCTCGCTGGCCAGAACTGACGGCCACTCGAGTGAACTCGCGATGCCCGTTCTTGACCGCCTCGGCGATCGCGACCTCTTCGGCGTGAAGACTGTTGCTGTAGTTCGCGTTCTCGAGATTGCAGCCGACGAAGACCTCGCCGTCTGCCGTCTCGAGGGCAGCGCCGACCGGGTACTCGGAGTAGGGGACGTGGGCGTTCGACTGAACGTCGCGGGCCGTCTCGAGTAAGTCCGTCATAGCTGCTACTGGCTCGAGGACGGGCAAGAAGCCATCGACCGACCGACTCGGGACGTGCGTGTGGTGTCGAATGGGCGACAGTGGAACCAAAGTTGGAGAATCGGGCGCTCGAGGCGTTCGTTCGATGCCTCGAGCCGACGGAGAGTCAGTCCTCGCCGGATTCGTAGTGATCGCCGGCGGCGTCGGGCAGTCTGGTGCGACCGACGAGTGCGATCACGACGATCACCGTCGCGTGGGGGATGATTTGGATGAGGTTCGTCGGGACGGAGATGCCGGCACCCTGGAGTTGGGTCTGCATCGCGTCCAACCCGGCGAAGAGGAGCGAACCGCCCAGTGCACCGACTGGGTGGTAGTTCGCGAGCAGGTACGTCGCGATCGCGATGAAACCGCGACCGTCGATCACGGTTTCGCCGGTTCCGGTGAACGTGCCGAGGTAGCCGAGTGCGAACCCGGCACCGCCGAGGCCCGCGAACACGCCCGAGAGGATCACGGCCGTATATCTGACTCGTTGCACGTCGACGCCGGCCGTGTCGAGAGCTTTGGGATTCTCGCCGCTCGCGACGACCCACCGGCCAAAGCGCGTGTGATTGAGGACGAACCAGCCGAAGACGAACGCGCCGAGCATGATGTAGACCTGCGGTGGCGTGTCGAACAGCAGGTGTCCGAACAGCGGAATCTCCGAGAGGAGCGGGATCGTGACGTTGTCGAACGTCCCGACGTCGCTCGTGTTTGGACTCTCGAAGACCAGCCGCGAGACGAACGGTGCGAGTCCCAGCGCGATCAGCCAGAGCGCGAGGCCGGCGATGATCTGATCGGCCTTGAACTCGATACAGACGATCGCGAACAACAGCGCGAAGAGCGTACTCACGAGCACGCCG includes:
- a CDS encoding ABC transporter permease, with translation MRNPFSILKGWYNRRPAAVLAVSALTLVVFLWATPASWQAATLRLAVPIALAALGGIFAEKSGVINIGIEGLLIVSAFSAIVATFWLGGGESTFTISHHWWGLLAGVLVSTLFALLFAIVCIEFKADQIIAGLALWLIALGLAPFVSRLVFESPNTSDVGTFDNVTIPLLSEIPLFGHLLFDTPPQVYIMLGAFVFGWFVLNHTRFGRWVVASGENPKALDTAGVDVQRVRYTAVILSGVFAGLGGAGFALGYLGTFTGTGETVIDGRGFIAIATYLLANYHPVGALGGSLLFAGLDAMQTQLQGAGISVPTNLIQIIPHATVIVVIALVGRTRLPDAAGDHYESGED
- the cdd gene encoding cytidine deaminase translates to MTDLLETARDVQSNAHVPYSEYPVGAALETADGEVFVGCNLENANYSNSLHAEEVAIAEAVKNGHREFTRVAVSSGQRDGVTPCGMCRQTLAEFCDDDLVVLCDRGDDEPPAEYTLGELLPDTITEEMLE
- a CDS encoding flavin reductase family protein, which translates into the protein MHAFDPSERTQDEVARFVKTVVTPRPIAWISTQSADGAENLAPFSSYNYVSLQEPTVLFNSPNGEPDELKDTARNALETEEFVVNVVTEADIERMDHTSAAIPEDESEFNLAEVDRGECETVAAPRVADAAVSMECTLYDSIEIHDKLMILGDVQYVHVDEGLLTDGKLDMRDLDTVGRLGGPYYTVSDTLPFERQF